The following coding sequences lie in one Kitasatospora azatica KCTC 9699 genomic window:
- a CDS encoding pyridoxal phosphate-dependent decarboxylase family protein, with product MTADLDALSGGVDGPAALRPLLATVLDALAAGAARRGGPLPAGDPASLAEPVTRALAAGAGPDAPAADALATLTELLAHGAADPADPACAAHLHCPPLAVAVAADLAVSALNPSLDSWDQAPAATVLETELLAELAALVGYQPGESAGVLTSGGTESNLLGLILARDQALRTPLSRPELDGLDPARRPRIFASRVAHFSVQRAAAVLGLGERAVVALPVDAEQRLDAGALAEALAASRRLGETPVAVVATAGTTDTGAVDPLRRCAQLAAEYGSWLHVDAAYGGGALLSDRLAPLLDGVELADSVSLDWHKFGWQPVAAGVFLVRRAETYASLSRRAVYLNPADDEQAGYPSLLGRSLRTTRRADAFKIAVTLRTLGRAGLGRLVDRCHELALAAAELVRARPELELHGHPLLSTVLFRALPRDPAARADPAAVDRHNAELRRRLLATGRAVLGRTELPSPAPGVTEGLVRLKLTLLNPHTTEAELARLLDQVVRTAAEMR from the coding sequence GTGACGGCGGACCTGGACGCGCTCAGCGGAGGTGTCGACGGCCCCGCCGCGCTGCGCCCGCTGCTCGCCACCGTGCTGGACGCGCTGGCCGCCGGAGCCGCGCGGCGCGGCGGCCCGCTCCCGGCCGGCGACCCCGCGTCGCTGGCCGAGCCGGTGACCCGCGCGCTGGCCGCCGGAGCCGGCCCTGACGCACCGGCGGCCGACGCCCTCGCCACCCTCACCGAACTGCTCGCCCACGGCGCCGCCGACCCCGCCGACCCGGCCTGCGCGGCCCATCTGCACTGCCCCCCGCTGGCCGTCGCGGTGGCCGCCGATCTGGCGGTCAGCGCCCTCAATCCCTCGCTCGACTCCTGGGACCAGGCCCCCGCCGCCACCGTGCTGGAGACCGAGCTGCTCGCCGAACTCGCCGCGCTGGTCGGCTATCAGCCAGGCGAGAGTGCCGGCGTGCTGACCTCCGGCGGCACCGAGTCCAACCTGCTCGGCCTGATACTGGCCCGCGACCAGGCCCTGCGCACACCCCTGTCCCGCCCGGAACTCGACGGACTGGACCCGGCCCGGCGCCCCCGGATCTTCGCCTCCCGAGTCGCGCACTTCTCCGTGCAGCGGGCCGCAGCCGTCCTCGGTCTCGGCGAGCGGGCCGTGGTCGCGCTGCCGGTCGACGCCGAGCAGCGACTGGACGCCGGGGCGCTGGCCGAGGCCCTGGCCGCGAGCCGGCGGCTGGGCGAGACCCCGGTGGCGGTGGTCGCCACCGCCGGCACCACCGACACCGGCGCCGTCGACCCGCTGCGCCGCTGTGCGCAGTTGGCCGCCGAATACGGCAGCTGGCTGCACGTGGACGCCGCCTACGGTGGCGGAGCGCTGCTCTCCGACCGGCTCGCCCCGCTGCTGGACGGTGTGGAACTGGCCGACTCGGTCTCGCTGGACTGGCACAAGTTCGGCTGGCAGCCGGTGGCGGCCGGCGTCTTCCTGGTCCGCCGGGCCGAGACTTACGCCTCGCTCTCCCGGCGCGCCGTCTACCTGAACCCGGCCGACGACGAGCAGGCCGGCTACCCGAGTCTGCTCGGCCGCTCGCTGCGCACCACCCGCCGGGCCGACGCCTTCAAGATCGCGGTCACCCTGCGGACCCTGGGTCGGGCCGGCCTGGGCCGCCTGGTCGACCGCTGCCACGAACTGGCGCTGGCCGCCGCCGAGCTGGTCCGCGCCCGGCCCGAGCTGGAACTGCACGGCCACCCGCTGCTGAGCACGGTGCTGTTCCGCGCGCTGCCCCGCGATCCGGCCGCCCGAGCCGACCCCGCCGCCGTCGACCGCCACAACGCCGAGCTGCGCCGCCGACTGCTCGCCACCGGCCGGGCCGTCCTCGGTCGGACCGAACTGCCGTCGCCCGCACCGGGTGTGACGGAGGGCCTGGTCCGGCTGAAACTGACCCTGCTCAATCCGCATACCACCGAGGCCGAGCTGGCCCGGCTGCTGGACCAGGTGGTGCGCACGGCAGCCGAGATGCGCTGA
- a CDS encoding diaminobutyrate--2-oxoglutarate transaminase family protein: MESAVTLTAPSTESTAPGSAILRRQRVRESAARTYARSFPIVPVRAHGMTVEGADGRRYLDCLAGAGTLALGHNHPVVLGAIRRTLDSGAPLHLLDLATAEKDDFTTALLESLPAEFAARARVHFCGPAGTDAVEAALKLMQTATGRRSALAFTGGYHGMTAGALAVTGNVAVKEPLPTGGEVVRLPYPYAYRCPFGVGGEAAHRLAAVYTERLLDDPAGGVVRPAAMILEAVQGEGGVVPAPDDWLREMRRITAERGIPLIVDEVQTGVGRTGAMWAVEHSGIVPDAMVLSKAIGGSLPLAVVVYREEFDGWRPGAHTGTFRGNTLAMAAGAATLRYVAANGLVARAEQVGRFLAAELTALQSRLPVIGEVRGRGLMLGVELVDATAEPDACGARPADPALALRVREACLARGLIVELGGRHDAVLRLLPPLTITDEQARAVVDRLADAIAAAAERTTGDYTAGDRTTGDRTTIAGVTR; the protein is encoded by the coding sequence TTGGAGTCTGCTGTGACCCTCACCGCGCCCAGCACCGAGTCCACCGCGCCCGGCAGTGCGATCCTGCGCCGTCAGCGGGTCCGGGAGTCCGCTGCCCGCACCTATGCCCGCTCCTTCCCGATCGTGCCGGTCCGGGCGCACGGCATGACGGTGGAGGGCGCCGACGGCCGGCGGTACCTGGACTGTCTGGCGGGGGCCGGCACCCTCGCGCTCGGCCACAACCACCCGGTGGTGCTCGGCGCGATCCGCCGCACCCTGGACAGTGGCGCTCCGCTGCACCTGCTGGACCTCGCCACCGCCGAGAAGGACGACTTCACCACCGCCCTGCTGGAGAGCCTGCCCGCCGAGTTCGCCGCCCGGGCCCGGGTGCACTTCTGCGGGCCGGCCGGCACCGACGCGGTCGAAGCCGCGCTCAAGCTGATGCAGACGGCGACCGGCCGGCGGAGCGCGCTCGCCTTCACCGGCGGCTACCACGGCATGACGGCCGGCGCGCTGGCCGTCACCGGCAATGTCGCGGTCAAGGAGCCGCTGCCGACCGGCGGCGAGGTCGTCCGGCTGCCGTACCCGTACGCCTACCGCTGCCCGTTCGGCGTCGGCGGCGAGGCGGCCCACCGGCTGGCGGCCGTCTACACCGAGCGGCTGCTCGACGATCCGGCCGGCGGCGTGGTCCGACCGGCCGCGATGATCCTCGAAGCCGTGCAGGGCGAGGGCGGTGTGGTGCCGGCCCCCGACGACTGGCTGCGCGAGATGCGCCGGATCACCGCCGAGCGCGGCATCCCGCTGATCGTGGACGAAGTGCAGACCGGGGTCGGCCGCACCGGCGCGATGTGGGCGGTCGAGCACAGCGGGATCGTGCCGGACGCGATGGTGCTCTCCAAGGCGATCGGCGGCAGCCTGCCCCTGGCCGTGGTGGTCTACCGGGAGGAGTTCGACGGCTGGCGGCCCGGCGCGCACACCGGGACCTTCCGCGGCAACACGCTCGCCATGGCGGCCGGCGCCGCCACCTTGCGCTACGTGGCCGCGAACGGGCTGGTGGCGCGGGCCGAGCAGGTCGGGCGGTTCCTGGCCGCCGAGCTGACGGCCCTGCAGTCGCGGCTGCCGGTGATCGGGGAGGTGCGCGGGCGCGGGCTGATGCTCGGCGTCGAGCTGGTGGACGCCACCGCCGAGCCGGATGCCTGCGGGGCCCGCCCGGCCGACCCGGCGCTCGCGCTGCGGGTCCGCGAGGCCTGTCTGGCGCGCGGGCTGATCGTGGAGCTCGGCGGCCGGCACGACGCCGTACTGCGACTGCTGCCCCCGCTGACCATCACGGACGAGCAGGCGCGCGCCGTGGTCGACCGGCTCGCCGACGCGATCGCGGCGGCCGCCGAGCGGACGACCGGCGACTACACAGCTGGCGACCGGACGACCGGTGACCGGACGACCATCGCCGGGGTGACCAGGTGA
- a CDS encoding class I SAM-dependent methyltransferase, with protein MNDAPLDHAAELARTREFFAVRAADWEVRFPDDGPRYEAAVAELGLHPGQAVLDAGCGTGRALPALRRTVGLDGTVLGLDLTPEMLQQAARAGRAAVAALVVGDCGQLPVRTAALDAVFAAGLIAHLPEPAANLAELARVTRPGGRLALFHPIGRAALAARHGRRITPEDLRAEPNLRPLLAGAGWRLERYVDEDSRFLALAVRVG; from the coding sequence ATGAACGACGCGCCGCTGGACCATGCCGCCGAACTCGCCCGCACCAGGGAGTTCTTCGCGGTCCGCGCCGCCGACTGGGAGGTCCGCTTCCCCGATGACGGCCCGCGTTACGAGGCGGCGGTGGCCGAGTTGGGGCTGCACCCGGGCCAGGCGGTGCTGGACGCGGGGTGCGGCACCGGGCGGGCGCTGCCCGCGCTGCGCCGGACGGTCGGCCTGGACGGCACGGTACTGGGCCTCGACCTGACGCCCGAGATGCTCCAGCAGGCCGCCCGCGCGGGCCGCGCCGCGGTGGCCGCGCTGGTCGTCGGCGACTGCGGGCAACTGCCGGTGCGCACGGCCGCGTTGGACGCCGTCTTCGCCGCCGGCCTGATCGCCCACCTGCCCGAGCCGGCCGCCAACCTGGCCGAACTCGCCCGAGTGACCCGCCCCGGCGGGCGGCTCGCGCTCTTCCACCCCATCGGGCGGGCCGCACTGGCCGCTCGCCACGGCCGCCGGATCACCCCCGAGGACCTGCGCGCCGAGCCCAACCTGCGCCCGCTGCTGGCCGGCGCCGGCTGGCGGCTGGAGCGGTACGTGGACGAGGACAGCCGTTTCCTGGCGCTGGCGGTCCGGGTCGGCTGA